The Spinacia oleracea cultivar Varoflay chromosome 2, BTI_SOV_V1, whole genome shotgun sequence DNA segment CAAGATAATGTGTGGATTAAGTGGGTTTCTTCTGTGTATCTCAAGGATGGGGATTGGTGGGAGTACCAACCTCCTGTTTCTGCAAGTTGGTATTGGAAGCAAATATGTAAGACAAAAGATTAGTTGAAACAATTTTTCACTGAAACAGAATTAGGGGCAATGACTACTTATTATGTGAAACAGTTTTATGAGAAACTAGTTGGGACTAAGCCTAGAGTGCACTGGGATAAAGTGGTGTGGAATAGACTGAACATCCCCAAGCACAGATTTATTGGTTGGTTAGCCATACAGTCAAGACTTCAGACCACTTCAAAGCTAGCCAGAATTGGTGTTAGTCAGTCAGCTAATTATTTGATCTGTAGCCAGGTTGATGAAACCCATCAGCATTTGTTTTTTCAATGCATTTACAGTAATGAGTGTCTCAGAGCAGTCAAAGAATGGCTAGGTGTTTCAGTTGCCAGCAGCAGCTTGATTCATTTGGTTAGACAAGTTGGGCATAgtagaatttccaagttcaGGAAACAGGTTTGTTATGCAGCCATTGTAGCAGCAGTGTATCTGATTTGGCAATGTAGGAATACTCGTTTCTGGGAGAGCTGTGTTCCTACTGTGAGTCACATTGTGACTAAGTTGAAGCAAATGGTGAGAGGTAGAATTCAAACCGTTATGCCTAAGAGTGTCAGTAGAAAGGATAGTGATTGGTTTATGTCTTTGTAATGCCCATCAGTTTGCTTTGTTTTGGCAGCCTTGTATAGCTTGTTTTTTGCTGACTCCTTGTAGGCAGGGTCCAACTTAGTTGGTTCGTATTGCTTGGAGTTAGCCTAGGTTGTATTCTTGTCTGATCATTAATATTATCTCTCACTTTCTTAGCAAAAAAAAGAAGACTTCAATGCTACAAACTAATATGTCTGATCTTAATCTTAGGTGAATCACATGCCATGTCAGCAAAATTCAAGTTTTAATACTTAGCTCTAATGTTGCTCTTAATGGGTTGTACTACGTAagttaattagcttaattaccTATTATTTCATATTAATTACGCCGGCCaatacatactccctccgtttctttttgtttgttacgtattccttttagggtgtttcacgATGTTTGTTATGTGgaagaatctttccttttataaatttattatactgtCATTTTTTGTGtcagcttttaattttaattggtccaattttttcaacttattaattttttttacaatttcctaagtatgttaagttagcaatctgtgtgcttttccattattggttcattctgataaataaaacaatcttattgtttattgtaatgattagtggattgatattctacttgagtttattttttaataaaaataaaaaatctttattatatgttaataaacgtgtaaaagtACAAACCtaacaaataaaaagaaacgAAGGGAGTAGCGTAATTTCCATTCCGTTATTCAAAGCTTAATTCCAATACATCCACAGATTAAGGTTGTCCGTGTGTATAGGGAAAACAGGAAGAAAACTaaagaaattaataaatttacgTATTATTAAGTCATTACTttatcaaaaggtcttgtgcgcacaaggtgtacaataaatttattgtacaccaagataacttttactcatttttgtgtaactttaatctagttttgattaacttttatattagtaaaaaaaatttgatagataaatattttaaagtgttaaatgattatttttatacattattagtgatttagaagaaataagttttattaaaatgaaaaaaaaaaatacttaaaaatagataacttttacatatataagcttaacttttaagcattttgagttaacttttactctggtgtacaatatttattgtacaacctttgtaaataagaatttgtgttaccTTATTATGTCTTGGAGATACACCTGTAGAACTGAAATGTCCGTTATTTGTCCCATTACTGCGTAGTAGAGCTGTCAAATCTCAACCCGAATCGTTGAACCCGCTGGGTTAATCCGATTCGTTAAGAACCCGAACCGTTAATAACCCGTTAGTTGGAACCCGAAAACTAACCGAACCGATaacattcaacccgaacccgaaccgtctcgaaaatattaaaccgattaagacccgatacccgataacaaaccgtccgcgtcaacccgaaaccgtttctacccgaaccgaatggacccgaaaaccgttaatgacccgatttatttcaacccgaaccgtttcgaCCCGGGAAAAACCCGTTCACAACCCGAattgtttcaacccgaaccgtttacaacccgaatcgtttcaacccggaccgtttacaacccggaatgtttcaacccgaaccgtttaaaacccgaaccgtttacaacccctAACCCGTTTACACCCCGTTTAATTCAAACCGTTCATAACCCGCCTCAAAAAAAAGTTTTTACTTGAAATATTTTCCGTCAAACCAAACAGAGCCGAAATGCTAAGATATCAAATGATATACTCCGTAATTCGTAAGTAATTGTACTTCTTAAACCTTTATAAATCAAGGATATAATTCAATGTGCGTTGTTCAACCGAGTATTCGAACTGTTGTTTATCAACCGACTAAGTAACTAAACATGTTATCATTTAACATATTGTTCTGTATTAGATGTATTTCCAATATAGATATATTATTGTATAGTTATAGTCTTGTAGAATTGAATGTGCACTCTTTTTATTGACTCGTATTCAACTGACAAATTGTCTAATCgatcattaaactaaattgatctAATTCAATACCTTATAAGCTTATAAGCTTTTAACCTAAGAACTAATCGAAAAACTATGCTATTTTAATTGAATCGacttaattcattaacaattgaACTTGTTTGTCTCGTTTCGTTAATGAACATGTTAGTCTCGTTGTTgtttaaaccaatatgaatatatgacaaACTTGTATTTACAAACTTAACAAATCAATTACGTATTAATTCATCATTATCGATTATTAACTACTACGTTATTAGTATTTAGTTCATCAATACATGTTTCATGATACTCTGGCATGGTGGGAGAGGGCATAGATGATTTTGATTCCATTTGTATCATTTGATTGATAAATATTACATGACATAATAAAAGACATTGACTGACTtttcttaattaagtttatgaaattaattggatAGTGAACATTAATACATTAGTTGTtcgtcaaaaaagaaaataacattagTTATAAATCATGTAATCAAATTATATGGCCTCTTTTACgtgtcactttgctttaataatgtagaTATTATAGTATAAACGTATTAAAAATTGTGACTTTAGTAATATCTCGACattgtttgtaatttgtatccGAATTGATCTAACTAAACATGaaaccgacccgatatgaacccgacccgactaCAATCCGGCTAAACCCGTTAACAAACCGAACCGAATTGACCCGGCCCAACATGACTCGACCCGGTATGAACCCGGCCCGATATGAAACCGACCcgttatgaacccgacccgttatgaacccgacccgatatgaacctgaACCAATATGAACCCGACTTAACCCGGTTATGACCCGACCAAATATgaaccgacccgatatgaacccgaccgaTACGAACCCGACCCGTTATGAACCGGACttgatatgaacccgacccgatatgaacccgtaacacataacccgaacccgaaccgaaccgttaaaatttcaacccgacccgaaccgaaCCGATAACAAAATGAACcggtttcaacccgaaccgaaaccgaaccgatgacccgatttgacacccctactGCGTAGGCTTGCTGTAATTTAAGTTAGGATCGTTAAAAAGTGACCTGATTCGAAAAATTGATCGAAATAAGTTACTCCTTCcgtttcattttgtttgttacgtttggacttttgcacgtttattaatgtataatatagattcttttcttttttattaaaaaattaacccaaataaaacctcaatccactaatcactacaacaaccaataagattgttttatttatcaaaatgaaccaataatgaaaaagcacaaagattgctaacttaacatacttgggaaatggtaaataaatttaatgagttgaaaaagttgaccaattaaaattaagagTGGGCACAAAAAATAAcactataataagtttataaatagaaagattcttccatgtaacaaacaaaatgaaacaccctaaaaggaatacgtaacaaacaaaaagaaacggagggagtaattgacGTTTGAACCGACTATGCCCGAGAGGCCGAGAAATAGGGATCTCAAAACCGAACAAAACGCGATTTCGATTTAACCTGTGAAGTTAAGATCCCAATTTGGACTGTTAGCAAACCAAGAAGACTTATAACTCGATTTCCACTTCTAATGAGTAGATTCCATATCCGATCTGATAGCAATCCAAAAATCGATGTTATCTGATAACAATGTGATCGACCCGGCCCGATATAACCCAGTATCTTATTTAACCCTACACACGTCAACCTGAGTCCAAATTCACACACTTTCTatattttgttaattgggacttggGAGGGTATTAATTTCTATATGAAAAACAATAGTAattcctccgtttcttttttttctttttttttttttttttgtttttttacgtttggctttttacacgtttattaacTACTAATTAATGTACATTGAAATTCCtccattatttttattaaaacaagacaattatgtttatttataatgttttcactatATCAAAATTCTGGATAttagaaaaatgagaaaaaattaatctctcaatggaaaagtgtaaaaaattaaatgacccaatgaatttaattggttaaaataattattggacacaaatttttatAGAACATTAAAGAATTTAcatgataatataaaagaaaatataaagaatattttaaaacacccaaaaaggaaaacgtaaagaacaaaaagaaacggaggaagtacaatgTAGTAGTTAGTCTAATTAACTTTTAGTTGTTTTCACAAACTATTCAAAGAACAAATTTTATTTGAAAGGGATCATACACTAATGATTAAAAAATCATAAGTCATAAGTCGATTAAAAATTTAGTAACTAATCGATTAAAAAATTGAAGGGGTCGGAAAGCCAATCCATATAAGCAATGACGACAATGAAATTAAATCATAATTCCTTGCATGGCAAGATAACACAAAATTAAGAACACTTCCACACGACCTTCTCCTTCTATATAAAGGAAACCAAATTCCAACAATGAAATTCAACATACAAACTACAAACAACTACACAACTCACActcattttcaaaaacattTCAATTAAGCATGGACCTTTCCAAAATTTTCATTATCTTCTCTCTCATGGTTTCTTTCACGTCCGCCACCAGTGTTATCGACTTTTGTGTGGCGGACTTCAACTTTCCTGTTACACCAGCAGGATATCCTTGCAGGAATCCTGCTAACCTAACAGTGGATGACTTTGTTTTTTCAGGTTTGAGTGTCGCTGGTAACACATcaaacatattcaatgttggTGTAACTGCAGCATTCGACCTTACTTTCCCTGCCTTGAACGGTCTAGGCATTTCATTGGCACGGTTAGATATAGGAGTGGGCGGAGTTGTTCCAATCCACTCACACAGAGTATCAGAAGTTATCCTGATGATTGAAGGAACTATTATTGCCGGGTTTATAGGTTCAGATAACACTGCGTACTATAAAACGTTGAACAAGGGAGATATTATGATATTCCCACATACGTTACTTCACTTCCAAGTTAACGTAGGCGATGCTCCGGCTCTTGCATTTGTTAGCTTAAACAGTGCAAACCCTGGTTTCCAATTTATTACCACTTCTATTGGAGCAAATGATCTACCAACTGAAATAGTTCAAAGGATCACTTTGTTTGATGCTGCACAAGTGCGCAGGGTCAAGAGACTCTTTGGTGGCactaattaaaaatatatatttcatatTCATATATTTGAATGTCACTTGATTATGTGTGTTACCTTTCTAGTTTCTACTACTTGTCATGTCATGTtaaaatttatgaaaatgtATGTTGTATAATTGAATAATAATAGGTACGATGTCGATTATTGATCATAATTGTACTAGTTTTATTTTCCTCgtcaatatataaataaaattgttAGTATTTGTGATATGGTTGTACGTACAAATATATGTCAATATATTGTATTTTAACTAGCATTTTGACCTGTGCAATGCACGAGAGTATTTTGTAAAGTTTTATAAGAACTTACATAGTTACACTGCTCTACATACAATAACTTAGATATTATcaaattttagattatttatgtGTATTCGTAATTTTTTGCTTAATGtaagttataaataaataaataaataaataaaatcacaTTATGTATGTGTTAAGGTTATTACTAAGTTAATCTAACAACATTTAGTGAGAACAATTAATCAAAGGTGATGAAAATGTAACATATAATATAATGTCTATAAAAACAAACGTACGgctattaaaataatcataataaattgacgaaaattgatattttttcatagaaaaaaaaagaatagaCACATAAAGTAAAACACACATTACCTCAGAAAATGTGTGATGATATATAGTTGATTGTGCAAGTGATGTAACGAAAATGGTACGTACGTGGTTAGTCAATTTATTTATAAGGAGTGCATTGAAGATGGGAAGTTGATGGTTCATCCTAGCAAGATGTTTAGCTTCTTATGCCTTCTATTTAGTAAGAACTAATGTTTATTAATGTTattgttatgaaatattaataacaatttaaCTTAGCTCATCaaattatgattatttatttgtatgaatGTCTTTTAGTTTTTTCaggtttttatttttcttggagGGGAAGTCTTTTGAGTTTTCCCTCTTTAAACACAAAGACATGTACATTAATGATGTATttgttttttgtctttttttttttaaaaaaaagagaagatTGTGTTGTGAAGACACATGTCACACTATAACATATGATTACATGTCACATTCTAACCTATGGTTTCAGTTTTTAAACACTAGgtatagattttttttattctgaGTCAGCATTGGCGGAACCAACGCATACTAAGTGGGGTCACTTGACACCACTTGACGTTTCTAAGAAAGTATGTCATGACTCGTGGCACTTTCCTCCTTCAATTCGACACATGTCATTCCATTTCATCCAATACATAACGTAGTTAATAAAAGATTCGAACCCAAGACCTCATGATTTGTGCAATAATGACTTATCTACTTGGTtatatcactacaagaatttgtatctttgatgacaacctaataacgacgggtcaaaatTCCCGTCGGAAAAGCCTTTTGTGACGGGggtaacaaccaaacaaagacgggaacaaccgtcgcaaatgtcttttacgacggtttAATTAACGAcaggattttccattaacgacggccccgttttatgacgggttcgcgacaggaaatcccgtcattaatcaacgattattggtctTTTGCAACGGGATTCCCCGtcattaatggtacaatttcttgtagtgtatcaTGTTACATGTTATCTTCTATAAATGAAAAATAGTAAATtacaataaaataaagaaaaagttaTTTTTTTACAACAGATACAATTATATTTATCAAATTAATGACTCTAGACATCGCCCGATCACAAAAGCTAGTTCATATTAAAAACTATTtcgtttaattaatttttctatttactttttaaaCCTGGGACTCCATTTAGTACAACTTATGAGTTTGCCACTAGTCATGAGTCCTGATTGTTAAGAATATTATTTCCTAAGTGGGATATTCTACAGCTAAGTAGACCAAGCAGGAAAAGTCTACTACGTGTTGGAAATAATGCAAAGAAAGTATTTTACCATTTGTGAaaatgtcccacattgataGAAATTAAATGTATGGTTTTCAAGGGAAGTATTTAAAGTAAAGGGGATTGTCCCACATGGGAAGAAAATGAACTCTTCCTTTTGTTTAAATATAGGGAATGAATGTTTATACTTTGAAGTGCTTCCCCTAGTGGTTTGGGCTAGAAACGGAATCCCCACACGCGCGCCGCCACCGTCCGTCCGGCCAGTTCGTGTTCGTGGCACGTGCGCGAGACCGTTCAGTTACGTAGCCCATTCCGTAACGGTCGCATTAATTCTGATTTTCAGTTTAATTGGCAGTTAATTGCATGATCAATTTTGATTGGCAGTTACAAGTGTTTAATTGCCCAATTTAATTCTAATTTCGGTTACAAACCCTTGCTTGCTTTATAATAAGTTTTGGGGAATCAGTTTTTGATACCGAAAAATTTCAACTCTCTTCTCCTATTCTTCTGAGCATATTATGAGTTCCTAGTTCGTTTTATTCGAGTGCACGTTAAAACGAATTGCTGTGTAAAATCTTGGGGGGGCAACGCCTATTAcgattgcaccatagtcggggcgaattttgcttctaagacagtgTTTGCATAATACGTCACAGCtttatatacatcaaatattcggcccacatttcatttacattttcggattttacagtATTCTTTCCTACAATTTAGAAGCAAAATTTTCCTACTGTGAAATCTGATTATGGATTCATCTCTCATCAAGACTCTTCCTGATCTCTCCAAATTGCAACCTCTCAATGGTACCAATTACAAACGTTGGTCTCAAATATTACTGATTTTTTTTGAGCAGTTGGAGGTTGATTACGTCCTTCTTCAAGACTGTCCTCAACAATCCGATGCTGCTACTGCCACACCAAATGTTGATGAACGGATCGCTAAGTATGAGAAGCACAACAAGTTCGTTAGAGGTCACCTTCTCAGTCATATGGGTAACTCTCTTTTTGATCTTTTCATCAATAACAAATCTGCTAAATCTGTTTGGGAGACGTTGGAAAAGAAATATGGTACAGATGATGCTGGAAAAAAGAAGTATGCTACGGGAAAATGGCTACAGTTCAAAATCGTTGATGACAAGCCAATCATGGATCAAGTCCATGAGTACGAGAATCTGGTTGCTGACATTCTGGCAGAAGGTATGAAGATGTGTGAGGTGCTGCAAGCCAATGTTCTGATCGAGAAGCTTCCTGATTCATGGTCCAATTACCGCAATCATCTCAAACACAAGAAGAAAGATATGTCCCTTGAAGAACTGGTCAGCCACATGAAGATCGAAGAAGCCAACCGATTGAAGGATAAGGACTCTTCTCCTTATGAACTTTCTGTTAAAGCTAACATTGTGGAATCTTCTTTCCCAAAATCTGACAGGtttaataaacaaaacaagaattCTGGAAACTTCAAGAAGAAGAATCAGAATTCAAAACAACTTGGTGTTCGAAGCAAGAAAGGTTGAGACTTCAAGAAAAATGGGAAGTCAGAGAAAGGATCTGGTGGCTGTTATGTTTGTGGTAAGTCAGGCCATAAGGCTTGGCAATGCTACAACCGCAAGGATGTTGCAGGCAATGGCCAGAAACCGGATCAAACCAAGAATCAAGCTCATATTGCAGAAGATACTAATGAAATTATTGCTGCTgtaatttctgaaattaatttagTTGATAATACAACTGAATGGATTGTTGATACAGGTGCAACTAAGCACTTCTGTTCAGATAAGGAACTGTTTGCAGAATTCAAAGAAGTTACGGGAGGTGAACAGGTCTTTATGGGAAATTCAAGCAGTTCTGAGGTGCTTGGCAAAGGGAAAATTCTCCTAAAGCTGAATTCTGGAAAATCTTTATCTTTGCAAAATGTACTGTATGTCCCTTCTCTTCGCAGGAACTTAATTTCTGGTGCTCTCCTAAACAAAGCTGGTGTGAAACTTGTTTTTGAGGGTGACAAACTTGTTTTATCTCGTAATGGGGAATTTGTGGGGAAGGGATATTTGTCTGgtggtttttttattttagagaCTGTATCTGTTATTGATGTTATGAATAAGACTACTTCTTCTGCTTACTTGCGTGAGTCTGTTGATCTTTGGCATGTAGATTAGGACATGTTAATTATGGCTCTTTAAAACGTTTGCAAACAATGTCTCTAATTCCTAATCTGAATAGCAATGGTCATAATAAGTGTGAAATTTGTGTTGAAGCTAAGCATTCTAGAACTCACTTTAGACTAGTTACTTCTAGACAAACTGAATTGTTTGAATTAATTCACTCATACTTAGCTGATTTTAAGAATACCGAAAGCAGAGGCGGCAAACGGTATTATATCACCTTTGTAGATGACCATTCTAGATATACCAAAGTGTACCTTTTAAGGACCAAAGATGAGGCAGAACAAAAGTTTTTAATTTGTAAGGCAGAAGTTGAAAATCAATTAGACCGTAAGATTAAAAGGTTTAggtctgatagaggtggtgaGTATGGTACAACCTTTTTAAAGGAACTTTGTGAGCAAAATGGAATTATTCATGAATTGAGTGCTCCCTATACTCCTCAACAAAACAACattgctgaaaggaaaaatagaacccttaaGGAAATGATGAATGCAATGTTGATTAGTTCTGGCTTAcctgataacatgtggggggaggCCATACTTTCTGCTAATTATGTGTTGAACAAAGTACCCCATAAGAAGTTAGACAAAACCCCTTATGAATTGTGGAAAGGTCATGGACCCAACCTAAaatacttgaaagtgtgggggtgtttaGCTAAAGTTGGTTACCTTCCTTTAAACGGGAAAACATTGGTCTAAAAACTTTTCATGCAGTGTTTGTTGGTTATGCTGAAAATAGTGCAGCTTATAGGTTCATGTGTTTGAGTGATAGGTCAATGTGTGAATCTAGAGATGCTGAATTTTTTGAGCATATTTTCCCTTTAAAGAATAATGTTGTTTCACATAACAATTCCCATGATGCTTCACATGATGTTTCTACTTTTgttccctcttcttcttctataCCTTCATCTTCTCCTATTGTTCAAACTGATGTTGTAGAACCTAGGAAAAGCAAAAGGCGTCGAACTGAAACTAGCTATGGTCCTGATTTTTTGACTGTGTTTTTGTCTGAACTCAATAATGTGGATGAAATAGATGAGTTAGTTGTATTTCTTAACTTGTTTGATGATGAGCCTAAAACTTTTGATGAGGCCATGAGTTCAATTGATGCtagtttttggaaagaggcGGTTAATAGTGAAATAGAGTCCATCATGTCTAATCATACATGGGAATTAGTTGAATTACCTAAAGGTAGTAAAGCCATTGGTTGTAAATGgatttttaaaaggaaaagaaaaactgATGGTGCAGTTGACAGGTACAAAGCAAGACTTGTAATTAAAGGTTTCACACAAAAATTTGGTGTTGATTTCTTTTATACTTACTCACCAGTAACTAAGATCGCGACTATTCGTGCTTTACTTGCTTTAGCTTCAAGTTATAAGTtaattgtgcatcaaatggatgtaaaaactACTTTCTTGAATGGCGACTTAGAAGAAGAAATTTATATGATTCAACCTCCTGGTTTTGTAGTTCCAGGACAGGAACATAAAGTTTGTAAGTTAAAGAAGTCTTtatatggtttgaaacaagctCCAAAACATTGGTACGAAAAGTTTCATAAAACTATTTTAAGTTTTGGATTTATTGTGAACCGTGCTGATGCTTGTGTGTACTAAAAAATGTTTGGTTCTGATTTAGTTATTGTCTGcttatatgtagatgatatgttgATTTTCGGTACACATATTGATGCTATTAATGAAACCAAAAGGTTTCTATCCTctcaatttgaaatgaaagacatGGGTGAAACTGATGTGATCTTGGGTGTTAAAGTCACCAAAACTAGTAATGGTTTCTCTTTGTCTCAATCTCACTATGTGGAAAAAGTGTTAAAGAAATTTAACATTTTTGATGTTGTGCCTGTTAAAACTCCTTATGATGCTAGCATAcacttgaaaaagaataaaggcAATAGTGTGTCTCAATCTAAATATGCTAAAATAATTGGGAGTTTAATGTTTCTCATGAATTACACTCGGCCTGACATAGCCTATGCAGTTAGTAGACTTAGTCGGTATACCCATAACCCCGGTAGAGACCATTGGAATGCTCTTAGGAGGTTATTAAAGTACCTTAGGGGCACGATGGATTGGGGTTTGCATTATGTTGGATTTCCTGCTGTTTTAGAAGGTTATTGTGATGCAAACTGGGTATCTGATAATGATGAGGTAAGTTCCACTAGTGGATATGTTTTTACTTTATGTGGAGCAGCTATCTCTTGGAAGTCTTCTAAACAGACTTGTATTGCCCGGTCAACTATGGAGTCCGAATTTATTGTATTGGACTTGGCCGGGCAAGAGGCGGAGTGGTTGAGAAATTTATTGGCCGATATTCCATTGTGGGGGCGTCCTGCTCCACCTGTATCTCTACATTGTGATTCTCAAGCTGCTATTTGTGTTGCTAAAAACAGCGCTTATAATGGCAAAAAGAGACATATTCATGTGAGGCATGAATCTGTGAGAACACTAATAGAGAGTGGtgtaattattatggaatttgTGAGATCCGAGAGGAATATAGCAGATCCTTTAACCAAGGGACTAAATAGAAGATTAGTCCTTGATACGTTGAGGGGAATGGGGCTTAAGCCTGTTAGTTGAGGAATTCATGGTGGACACCCGACCTTGTTCACACAAGGTTTCTTGTGGTCTAACGAAGCCATGGAAAGACTCATTTGTGTACACTTCCCATTTCTATGACTTGTACATTTTATGTGAGGTTAAGCTTCTTAGCTTTTAATGAAGTTCATATCCCAGGGTCTGGGTGGTCCTAATGAGAAGGACTTGATGAATTCACCGCATGTATATTGAGAGGTTGAGGAACAACTCTTAATGGTTTCATATCCCAAGATATGGGTGGTCTATGTGATAGACTTGATGAAATCACCTACTTGAGTGTGAAGGTTTGGCCACCTTATAT contains these protein-coding regions:
- the LOC110804448 gene encoding uncharacterized protein; amino-acid sequence: MTTYYVKQFYEKLVGTKPRVHWDKVVWNRLNIPKHRFIGWLAIQSRLQTTSKLARIGVSQSANYLICSQVDETHQHLFFQCIYSNECLRAVKEWLGVSVASSSLIHLVRQVGHSRISKFRKQVCYAAIVAAVYLIWQCRNTRFWESCVPTVSHIVTKLKQMVRGRIQTVMPKSVSRKDSDWFMSL
- the LOC110804445 gene encoding auxin-binding protein ABP19b-like, whose product is MDLSKIFIIFSLMVSFTSATSVIDFCVADFNFPVTPAGYPCRNPANLTVDDFVFSGLSVAGNTSNIFNVGVTAAFDLTFPALNGLGISLARLDIGVGGVVPIHSHRVSEVILMIEGTIIAGFIGSDNTAYYKTLNKGDIMIFPHTLLHFQVNVGDAPALAFVSLNSANPGFQFITTSIGANDLPTEIVQRITLFDAAQVRRVKRLFGGTN